The Halichoerus grypus chromosome 15, mHalGry1.hap1.1, whole genome shotgun sequence genome includes a window with the following:
- the WWP2 gene encoding NEDD4-like E3 ubiquitin-protein ligase WWP2 isoform X2: MIQEPALPPGWEMKYTSEGVRYFVDHNTRTTTFKDPRPGFESGTKQGSPGAYDRSFRWKYHQFRFLCHSNALPSHVKISVSRQTLFEDSFQQIMNMKPYDLRRRLYIIMRGEEGLDYGGIAREWFFLLSHEVLNPMYCLFEYAGKNNYCLQINPASSINPDHLTYFRFIGRFIAMALYHGKFIDTGFTLPFYKRMLNKRPTLKDLESIDPEFYNSIVWIKENNLEECGLELYFIQDMEILGKVTTHELKEGGESIRVTEENKDEYIMLLTDWRFTRGVEEQTKAFLDGFNEVAPLEWLRYFDEKELELMLCGMQEIDMSDWQKNTIYRHYTKNSKQIQWFWQVVKEMDNEKRIRLLQFVTGTCRLPVGGFAELIGSNGPQKFCIDKVGKETWLPRSHTCFNRLDLPPYKSYEQLKEKLLYAIEETEGFGQE, translated from the exons ATGATCCAGGAACCAGCTTTGCCCCCGGGGTGGGAGATGAAGTACACCAGTGAAGGGGTACGCTATTTTGTGGACCACAATACACGCACCACCACCTTTAAGGATCCTCGCCCAGGGTTTGAGTCTGG GACGAAGCAAGGTTCCCCTGGTGCCTACGACCGAAGTTTTCGGTGGAAGTATCACCAGTTCCGTTTCCTCTGCCAC tcaaaTGCCCTCCCCAGCCATGTGAAGATCAGTGTTTCCAGGCAGACGCTTTTCGAGGATTCTTTCCAACAG ATCATGAACATGAAGCCCTACGACCTGCGCCGCCGGCTCTACATCATCATGCGGGGTGAGGAGGGCCTGGACTACGGGGGCATCGCCAG GGAGTGGTTTTTCCTCCTGTCCCATGAGGTGCTCAACCCCATGTATTGTTTATTTGAATATGCCGGGAAGAACAATTACTGCCTGCAGATCAACCCTGCCTCCTCCATCAACCCTGACCACCTCACCTACTTCCGCTTTATTGGCCGATTCATCGCTATG GCTCTGTACCATGGAAAGTTCATTGACACGGGCTTCACCCTCCCTTTCTATAAGCGGATGCTCAACAAGAGACCAACCCTGAAGGACCTGGAATCTATCGACCCCGAATTCTACAACTCTATTGTCTGGATCAA AGAGAACAACCTGGAAGAGTGTGGTCTAGAGCTGTACTTCATCCAGGACATGGAGATCCTGGGCAAGGTGACGACCCACGAGCTCAAGGAAGGTGGTGAGAGCATCCGAGTGACAGAGGAGAACAAGGACGAGTACATCAT GCTGCTGACCGACTGGCGTTTCACCCGGGGCGTGGAAGAGCAGACCAAAGCCTTCCTGGATGGCTTCAATGAGGTGGCCCCCCTGGAGTGGTTGCGCTACTTTGATGAGAAAGAGCTGGAG CTAATGCTTTGCGGCATGCAAGAGATAGACATGAGCGACTGGCAGAAGAACACTATTTACCGACACTACACCAAGAACAGCAAGCAGATCCAGTGGTTCTGGCAG GTGGTGAAGGAGATGGACAACGAGAAGAGGATCCGACTGCTGCAGTTCGTCACTGGGACTTGCCGCCTGCCTGTTGGCGGATTTGCGGAACTCATCG GTAGCAATGGACCACAGAAGTTTTGCATCGACAAGGTTGGCAAGGAAACCTGGCTGCCCAGAAGTCACACGTG TTTCAACCGCCTGGATCTCCCACCGTACAAGAGTTATGAACAGCTGAAAGAGAAGCTGCTGTACGCCATTGAGGAGACTGAAGGCTTCGGACAGGAGTAA
- the PSMD7 gene encoding 26S proteasome non-ATPase regulatory subunit 7, which produces MPELAVQKVVVHPLVLLSVVDHFNRIGKVGNQKRVVGVLLGSWQKKVLDVSNSFAVPFDEDDKDDSVWFLDHDYLENMYGMFKKVNARERIVGWYHTGPKLHKNDIAINELMKRYCPNSVLVIIDVKPKDLGLPTEAYISVEEVHDDGTPTSKTFEHVTSEIGAEEAEEVGVEHLLRDIKDTTVGTLSQRITNQVHGLKGLNSKLLDIRSYLEKVATGKLPINHQIIYQLQDVFNLLPDVSLQEFVKAFYLKTNDQMVVVYLASLIRSVVALHNLINNKIANRDAEKKEGQEKEESKKDRKDDKEKEKDKEKSDGKKEEKKEKK; this is translated from the exons aatAGGCAAGGTTGGAAACCAGAAGCGCGTTGTTGGTGTGCTTTTGGGGTCATGGCAAAAGAAAGTACTCGACGTATCCAACAGTTTTGCAG tcCCTTTTGATGAAGATGACAAAGATGATTCTGTCTGGTTTTTAGACCATGATTATTTGGAAAACATGTATGGAATGTTTAAGAAGGTCAATG CCAGAGAAAGAATAGTTGGGTGGTACCACACAGGCCCTAAACTACACAAGAATGACATCGCCATTAACGAACTCATGAAAAGATACTGCCCTAACTCA GTACTGGTCATCATTGATGTGAAGCCAAAGGACCTGGGACTGCCCACAGAAGCATATATTTCAGTGGAAGAGGTCCATGAT GATGGAACTCCAACCTCAAAAACATTTGAGCACGTGACCAGTGAAATTGGAGCTGAGGAAGCCGAGGAAGTTGGAGTCGAGCACTTATTACG GGACATCAAAGACACTACAGTGGGCACTCTTTCCCAGCGGATCACAAACCAGGTCCATGGTTTGAAGGGACTGAACTCCAAGCTTCTGGATATCAGGAGCTACCTGGAGAAAGTGGCCACGGGCAAGCTGCCCATCAACCACCAGATCATCTACCAGCTACAGGACGTCTTTAACCTGCTGCCAGATGTCAGCCTCCAGGAGTTTGTCAAGGCCTTTTACCTGAAGACCAACGACCAGATGGTAGTGGTGTATTTGGCCTCGCTGATCCGTTCCGTGGTCGCCCTGCACAACCTCATCAACAACAAGATCGCCAACCGGGatgcagagaagaaagaagggcaggaaaaagaagagagcaaaaaggatagaaaagatgacaaagagaaagagaaagataaggaaaagagtgatggaaagaaagaagagaaaaaggagaaaaaataa